A genomic region of Nitrospirota bacterium contains the following coding sequences:
- a CDS encoding four helix bundle suffix domain-containing protein, with protein MSRLRKSGGYRDLRTFQSATLIYDATYWFCEKYLNPRSRTVDQMVQAARSGRQNIAEGSRAAATSSQTELRLVNVARASLEELLLDYEDFLRHRRQLQWDRDDPEARAVRRVAGDHHSNWPDMTDHQRAAVYAGWLEDEDPSVRANALICLIHQTNYLLDQQIAALEKQFVEEGGYSEQLAAKRLQHRADQSNQTDHSDFPPCPQCGKPMVLRTAKSGQNTGKQFLGCSGYPDCKGAKNL; from the coding sequence ATGAGCAGACTCAGGAAGAGCGGCGGCTATCGGGACCTGCGTACCTTTCAGTCCGCCACCCTCATTTATGATGCCACCTACTGGTTTTGCGAGAAGTATCTCAATCCGCGTTCTCGCACGGTCGATCAGATGGTGCAGGCCGCCCGCAGTGGACGCCAGAACATTGCCGAAGGCTCCCGGGCTGCTGCGACCTCCAGTCAAACGGAGCTGCGTCTTGTTAATGTTGCCCGCGCCAGCCTTGAAGAATTGCTGCTCGACTACGAGGATTTCCTCAGACACCGTCGGCAGTTGCAATGGGACAGGGACGATCCCGAGGCACGGGCGGTTCGGCGAGTGGCGGGAGACCATCACTCAAATTGGCCGGATATGACTGATCATCAACGGGCTGCGGTGTATGCCGGGTGGCTTGAAGATGAAGACCCCTCTGTTCGCGCCAATGCGCTGATCTGCCTGATTCACCAGACGAACTACCTGCTCGACCAGCAGATAGCCGCACTTGAGAAACAGTTTGTTGAAGAAGGCGGCTATAGCGAACAACTGGCTGCCAAGCGATTACAGCATCGGGCTGATCAGAGCAATCAGACTGATCACTCTGATTTTCCGCCTTGTCCGCAGTGCGGAAAGCCCATGGTGCTGCGTACGGCAAAGAGCGGCCAAAACACCGGAAAACAGTTTCTCGGATGTTCCGGCTACCCTGACTGCAAAGGGGCGAAGAACCTGTGA
- the kdsC gene encoding 3-deoxy-manno-octulosonate-8-phosphatase KdsC — protein MGPIDSTSRDNPGAQPDAADVILEAARKIKLLILDVDGVLTDGGIILDNEGNELKSFHVRDGHGIKLLIRKGVDVAIITGRRSRVVERRAHELGVREIYQKCFNKVIAYEEIKKKFSLQDEEVAYIGDDVVDIPLLRRVGLPVTVADASEDVRAFSMIVTGNSGGRGAVREITDLILKAKGFWEGIINDYIKT, from the coding sequence ATGGGGCCGATTGATTCAACATCCAGGGATAATCCCGGTGCTCAGCCTGATGCAGCAGACGTTATCCTGGAGGCTGCAAGGAAGATAAAGCTCCTCATCCTTGATGTGGACGGTGTCCTTACTGACGGGGGGATAATCCTTGATAACGAGGGTAATGAGCTCAAGTCCTTTCATGTCCGGGACGGGCACGGGATAAAGCTGCTTATACGCAAGGGGGTGGATGTGGCGATTATTACAGGCCGTCGTTCAAGGGTGGTTGAGCGCAGGGCCCATGAACTGGGTGTCAGGGAGATATACCAGAAGTGTTTTAACAAGGTAATCGCCTATGAAGAGATAAAGAAAAAATTCTCCCTGCAGGACGAAGAGGTCGCATATATCGGCGATGATGTGGTAGATATCCCCCTGCTCAGGAGGGTGGGATTACCTGTAACCGTGGCTGATGCATCTGAGGATGTGAGGGCTTTTTCAATGATAGTAACCGGAAACAGTGGGGGCAGGGGGGCGGTGAGAGAGATTACCGACCTTATTCTTAAGGCAAAAGGGTTTTGGGAAGGGATAATCAATGACTACATTAAGACTTAA
- a CDS encoding KpsF/GutQ family sugar-phosphate isomerase, whose protein sequence is MNILEEAKKVLSIEALAISAMIERLDSNFEEAVEAICSSSGRTVVTGMGKSGIISKKIAATLSSTGTPAVFLHPAEACHGDLGMVTDEDIIIALSNSGETEEIIRLIPYLKRFGVTLISLTKPGSTLARASEFVLDTSVREEACPMDIVPTASTTAALAMGDALAVALIMRRGFREEDFAMFHPNGSLGKKLLIKVEDLMHTGDGVPVVGLDTPMTDTTLVMSSKRLGMTIVCNEEGRVAGVITDGDLRRGLHRWGAGLFGMRAAEVMTRNPRMISRDTLAAKALSLMQQHSITALIVPEEESRPAGVIHLHDILKKGIV, encoded by the coding sequence ATGAACATCCTTGAAGAGGCAAAAAAGGTATTAAGCATTGAGGCCCTGGCTATCTCTGCCATGATAGAGAGGCTGGACAGTAATTTTGAGGAGGCCGTAGAGGCCATCTGCAGCAGCAGCGGAAGGACTGTTGTGACGGGTATGGGCAAGTCCGGCATAATCAGCAAGAAAATAGCTGCAACTCTCTCATCTACCGGGACCCCAGCCGTCTTTCTCCATCCTGCCGAGGCATGTCATGGAGACCTCGGGATGGTGACTGACGAGGATATTATAATCGCCCTTTCAAACAGTGGCGAGACCGAGGAGATAATAAGGCTCATTCCGTATTTGAAACGCTTTGGCGTCACCCTTATATCCCTGACAAAGCCGGGCTCCACCCTTGCCAGGGCGTCCGAGTTTGTGCTCGATACATCCGTCAGGGAAGAGGCCTGCCCAATGGATATTGTTCCCACGGCATCAACTACTGCAGCGCTTGCAATGGGCGATGCCCTTGCAGTGGCGCTTATAATGAGGCGTGGTTTCAGGGAAGAGGACTTTGCCATGTTTCATCCCAACGGCTCACTCGGCAAAAAACTGCTTATAAAGGTTGAAGACCTTATGCATACAGGAGACGGTGTCCCTGTGGTTGGCCTGGATACCCCCATGACGGATACCACACTTGTGATGTCCTCAAAACGGCTTGGCATGACCATTGTCTGCAATGAGGAAGGAAGGGTGGCAGGTGTAATAACGGACGGTGACCTCAGGCGCGGGCTGCATAGATGGGGGGCAGGGCTTTTCGGGATGAGGGCTGCTGAGGTAATGACCCGGAATCCGAGAATGATTTCCCGGGATACGCTTGCTGCAAAGGCACTCTCACTGATGCAGCAGCACTCCATAACGGCCCTGATAGTGCCGGAGGAGGAGAGCAGGCCGGCAGGTGTAATCCACCTCCATGATATCCTGAAGAAGGGGATTGTGTGA
- the kdsA gene encoding 3-deoxy-8-phosphooctulonate synthase: protein MTTMKPDKKGLTGEGLLVIAGPCVIETEDIVLETAQRLRDICRRLQLPFIFKSSYDKANRTSVKSFRGPGIDRGLRILETVRDKLSVPVLTDVHSPSEAVRAAEVVDIIQIPALLCRQTDLIIAASETGKGVNIKKGQFLSPWDVENVIDKFTSTGNTNLMITERGTSFGYNNLVVDFRAFPVMRSFGYPVIFDVTHSLQLPGGQGTCSGGQREFAEPLARAAVAAGVDGLFMEVHPDPDRASCDGPNMIPLKEMEGFLERLREIFRVTKDL from the coding sequence ATGACGACGATGAAGCCGGATAAGAAGGGGTTGACAGGGGAGGGCCTCCTTGTCATTGCAGGCCCATGCGTGATAGAGACGGAGGATATCGTCCTTGAGACTGCTCAAAGGCTCAGGGATATCTGCCGAAGGCTGCAACTGCCGTTCATATTCAAGAGTTCTTATGACAAGGCAAACAGGACGTCCGTAAAATCCTTTCGCGGCCCTGGAATCGACCGGGGGCTGAGGATACTTGAAACTGTAAGGGACAAGCTTTCAGTGCCGGTGCTTACTGATGTGCATTCCCCTTCAGAGGCAGTACGTGCTGCCGAGGTTGTGGATATCATTCAGATACCCGCCCTGCTGTGCCGTCAGACAGACCTCATTATAGCTGCCTCAGAGACCGGAAAGGGTGTGAATATCAAGAAGGGACAGTTCCTTTCTCCCTGGGATGTCGAAAATGTCATTGATAAATTCACATCTACCGGCAATACCAACCTGATGATAACCGAGAGGGGAACCTCTTTTGGATATAATAACCTGGTTGTTGACTTCAGGGCATTCCCTGTAATGAGGTCTTTTGGTTACCCTGTAATTTTTGATGTTACTCACAGTCTGCAGCTTCCCGGGGGGCAGGGTACATGCTCGGGCGGACAGCGGGAGTTTGCCGAGCCGCTTGCAAGGGCTGCGGTTGCAGCCGGTGTTGACGGGCTCTTTATGGAGGTGCACCCGGATCCTGACAGGGCCTCCTGCGACGGGCCGAACATGATACCCCTTAAAGAAATGGAGGGTTTTTTGGAAAGATTAAGGGAGATATTCCGGGTGACAAAGGACTTATGA
- the plsY gene encoding glycerol-3-phosphate 1-O-acyltransferase PlsY, with the protein MIVVLLIVAYIAGTIPFGLIIAKARGVDIRRVGSGNTGATNVLRTVGKKEAVFALTGDLMKGAFAVALMKVSGYGDPYTGLAGLFAVIGHDYPLFFRFRGGKGVATSIGALLVYAPYVGLLTVLIWLAVVFISRYSSLGALTAFTLLPLNMIVFKKGVTGLFLSVLFVMLIYIKHRENIRRLMQGKEPRVGQKKNN; encoded by the coding sequence ATGATCGTTGTATTACTGATAGTCGCATATATTGCCGGAACCATTCCCTTTGGTCTTATCATTGCAAAAGCCCGGGGTGTTGACATCAGACGGGTTGGCAGCGGCAATACAGGGGCTACCAATGTCCTGAGGACAGTCGGTAAAAAGGAGGCGGTTTTTGCCCTGACAGGGGACCTAATGAAGGGGGCCTTTGCAGTTGCCCTGATGAAGGTCTCGGGATACGGCGACCCATACACCGGGCTTGCAGGGTTATTTGCCGTAATAGGGCATGACTATCCGCTGTTTTTCAGGTTCCGTGGTGGAAAGGGTGTTGCAACTTCGATAGGGGCGCTCCTCGTATACGCACCGTATGTTGGGCTGTTAACTGTATTGATATGGCTTGCCGTGGTATTTATATCCCGCTACTCCTCCCTTGGTGCACTTACTGCCTTTACACTTTTGCCCCTGAACATGATTGTTTTTAAAAAGGGAGTGACCGGTTTGTTCCTTTCAGTTCTCTTTGTCATGCTCATTTACATAAAACATCGGGAGAATATCAGGAGGCTTATGCAAGGCAAAGAGCCCAGGGTTGGACAAAAAAAAAATAATTAA
- the kdsB gene encoding 3-deoxy-manno-octulosonate cytidylyltransferase — MSAVVIIPARYGSTRFPGKLLSPLSGKPVIRHVCERAMTATLADRVIVATDSDKIYQTVRSFGGDAVMTSSEHPSGTDRIAEAARGADYDIIVNVQGDEPLIRGEMIDSVISLLEDSRADMGTLVKRIEDTDEVFDPNVVKAVFDTQGFALYFSRAPIPFYREELRVAGCGLRVKEKETLNLEPGTLNLEFYKHIGIYSYRRDVLLNLTGLSQSALEKAERLEQLRALENGYKIKVGITAHETIGVDTREDIEKVERWLGERGK; from the coding sequence ATGTCTGCAGTTGTCATAATACCGGCAAGATACGGTTCAACAAGGTTTCCGGGCAAGCTTTTATCGCCCCTGTCAGGCAAGCCGGTTATCCGGCATGTCTGTGAGCGGGCAATGACTGCCACGCTTGCGGATCGCGTAATAGTGGCAACAGACAGTGATAAAATCTATCAGACCGTCCGCTCTTTTGGGGGTGATGCTGTCATGACATCTTCTGAACATCCGTCAGGTACGGACAGGATAGCCGAGGCCGCAAGAGGGGCTGATTATGATATAATTGTGAATGTCCAGGGGGATGAACCCCTTATAAGGGGAGAGATGATCGATAGTGTAATCAGTCTCCTTGAGGACAGCCGGGCAGATATGGGAACGCTTGTAAAGAGGATAGAGGATACTGATGAGGTTTTTGACCCTAATGTGGTTAAGGCCGTTTTTGACACTCAGGGTTTTGCCCTCTATTTCTCCAGGGCCCCGATTCCGTTTTACAGGGAAGAGTTGCGGGTTGCGGGTTGCGGGTTGCGGGTTAAGGAAAAAGAAACCTTGAACCTTGAACCCGGAACCCTGAACCTGGAGTTCTATAAGCATATCGGTATCTACAGCTACCGCAGGGACGTGCTCTTGAATTTGACGGGGCTTTCACAATCCGCACTTGAGAAGGCTGAAAGACTTGAGCAGTTGAGGGCGTTGGAGAACGGGTATAAGATAAAGGTTGGTATTACCGCGCACGAGACCATCGGGGTGGATACAAGGGAGGATATAGAGAAGGTTGAGAGATGGTTGGGAGAGCGCGGGAAATAG
- a CDS encoding CTP synthase, whose product MAKYIFVTGGVVSSLGKGIASAAIGALLEARGLRVTLQKLDPYINVDPGTLSPFQHGEVFVTDDGAETDLDLGHYERFTHIRTKQANNATTGRIYHNVITKERRGDYLGDTVQVIPHITDEIKNAIKAVSDDYDVVIVEIGGTIGDIESLPFLEAIRQMRYDVDRENVLYVHLTLIPYIPSAGELKTKPTQHSVRELREIGIQPDALLCRCDRPLPPGIKKKIALYCNVDVDAVIAAIDVETIYEVPLALHEEDLDTLIANKFGFETKKPDLGRWQEVVRRIKEPRNEVTIAIVGKYIGLKDSYKSLLEALIHGGIANDARIIFQWVDSEELEVHGPERFLSEVDGVLVPGGFGYRGIEGKISAIRYAREKKIPYLGICLGMQCAVIEFARNVCGLEKANSSEFDINTPDPVIYLMEKWYDFRKGKVEERSIESQKGGTMRLGAYPCVLTENSHAHNAYKVKEISERHRHRYEFNNAYRGVFARNGLRVSGASPDGELVEIVELEDHPWFLGCQFHPEFKSRPTEPHPLFKSFIEASLREKRSLFPYLGDESLTDIHVSTEHDDDDEAG is encoded by the coding sequence ATGGCAAAGTATATCTTTGTAACAGGCGGAGTTGTATCCTCTCTTGGTAAGGGGATTGCATCCGCTGCCATAGGGGCCTTATTGGAGGCAAGGGGACTACGGGTTACACTTCAGAAACTTGACCCCTATATAAATGTTGACCCCGGCACACTCAGCCCCTTTCAGCATGGGGAGGTGTTTGTTACGGATGACGGTGCGGAGACAGACCTTGACCTCGGACACTACGAGAGGTTCACACACATAAGGACCAAACAGGCCAACAATGCCACCACCGGACGGATTTACCACAATGTGATAACCAAGGAGAGAAGGGGTGATTATCTTGGTGATACGGTACAGGTAATACCTCATATAACGGATGAGATCAAGAATGCCATTAAGGCTGTCAGTGATGATTACGATGTTGTTATCGTGGAGATTGGCGGTACCATCGGCGACATAGAGAGTCTGCCCTTTCTGGAGGCCATCAGGCAGATGCGGTATGACGTGGACAGGGAGAATGTGCTCTATGTTCATCTGACCCTCATTCCCTATATACCGAGCGCAGGGGAGCTGAAGACAAAACCTACGCAGCACAGTGTGAGGGAATTAAGGGAGATAGGTATTCAGCCTGATGCGCTCCTGTGCCGCTGTGACAGACCCCTGCCACCGGGGATCAAGAAGAAGATTGCCCTCTACTGTAATGTCGATGTGGATGCTGTAATTGCTGCAATTGATGTAGAGACCATTTATGAAGTACCCCTTGCACTCCATGAGGAAGACCTTGATACACTTATAGCAAACAAGTTTGGTTTTGAGACAAAGAAGCCGGATCTGGGTAGATGGCAGGAGGTAGTCAGGAGGATAAAAGAACCCAGAAACGAGGTAACCATAGCCATTGTAGGCAAATATATAGGGCTTAAAGACTCCTATAAAAGCCTCCTGGAGGCACTTATACACGGCGGTATTGCCAATGATGCAAGGATTATCTTTCAGTGGGTCGATTCCGAAGAGTTGGAGGTTCATGGTCCTGAAAGGTTTCTATCCGAGGTTGACGGTGTCCTGGTGCCCGGCGGGTTCGGCTACAGGGGGATTGAAGGCAAGATTTCGGCGATAAGGTATGCAAGGGAAAAGAAGATACCCTACTTGGGAATATGCCTGGGGATGCAGTGTGCAGTGATAGAGTTTGCAAGGAATGTCTGTGGCCTTGAAAAGGCAAACAGCTCGGAGTTTGATATAAATACGCCGGACCCCGTGATCTATCTTATGGAAAAATGGTATGACTTCAGAAAGGGTAAGGTCGAGGAGAGGTCTATTGAGAGCCAGAAGGGAGGCACCATGCGGCTTGGAGCCTATCCATGCGTGCTCACAGAGAACTCACATGCTCACAATGCCTACAAGGTTAAGGAGATATCAGAAAGACACAGGCACAGGTATGAGTTCAATAACGCCTATCGGGGTGTATTTGCACGGAATGGACTGAGGGTAAGTGGAGCGAGTCCTGACGGCGAACTTGTAGAGATCGTTGAGCTTGAGGACCACCCATGGTTTCTTGGGTGTCAGTTTCATCCCGAGTTCAAGTCCCGCCCTACAGAACCTCATCCCCTCTTCAAGTCCTTCATAGAGGCCTCCCTCAGGGAGAAGAGGTCCCTGTTTCCATATCTGGGAGATGAATCCTTAACCGATATACATGTCTCTACAGAGCATGATGACGACGATGAAGCCGGATAA
- the pgsA gene encoding CDP-diacylglycerol--glycerol-3-phosphate 3-phosphatidyltransferase, with the protein MTTLRLNVPTILTFSRIVSIPFFLVLAPNYPVWGALIFGLASLTDFLDGYIARKTGQITKFGIIMDPIADKFLVISALILLVDLGSLSAFVAIVIIVREFLVTGLRVVALSKNIVIPAEMGGKLKTTAQIIAILCLVLKDSLFGINLYAPGVVLIWVSLVLAVFSGFQYTVSFWKAVK; encoded by the coding sequence ATGACTACATTAAGACTTAACGTCCCGACCATACTGACATTCAGCCGCATAGTCTCCATACCTTTCTTTCTTGTGCTTGCGCCCAACTATCCGGTCTGGGGGGCCTTGATCTTCGGTCTGGCGTCCCTGACGGATTTCCTCGACGGTTACATTGCAAGGAAGACCGGGCAGATTACCAAATTCGGTATTATCATGGACCCCATAGCAGACAAGTTCCTTGTAATCTCGGCACTGATACTCCTTGTTGACCTTGGAAGCCTTTCGGCCTTTGTGGCCATAGTGATTATCGTCAGGGAGTTCCTGGTGACCGGACTCAGGGTGGTTGCCCTGTCAAAAAATATCGTCATACCGGCTGAGATGGGTGGAAAGCTGAAGACAACAGCCCAGATTATTGCCATTCTGTGTCTGGTGTTGAAGGACAGCCTGTTCGGCATAAACCTTTATGCTCCCGGCGTTGTCCTTATCTGGGTTTCCCTTGTGCTTGCAGTCTTTTCAGGATTTCAATATACTGTTTCCTTCTGGAAGGCGGTAAAATGA